Proteins encoded by one window of Halichondria panicea chromosome 8, odHalPani1.1, whole genome shotgun sequence:
- the LOC135339693 gene encoding beta-1,4-galactosyltransferase galt-1-like isoform X2, with the protein MDIKHSLLILLLFTLVTLCMFWFRADKIVYHEIDRGKKNLNLIHQFRNTLKHTQPPSSYSNSTTPPILPRTNLQKHGSATITHVIPKYYWRNIDNSINVQLKLFSAYYDDRFSPEVYVLGYENHEVKHDYYCVLGYQDRVVCSKEAAKRVNVNDDVDPYEEYKIALWGFYYICKLPTSDIPTKISISLSPICTMNSDSDWLPVENREKRAKKAKFGVCVQGPVYNIDNPQIVVEFMELHRALGAEIVTVYVQTAGELVWRALQQYADEGLVDLVNWNLTFVQDSGYVHYRGQSLLVNECLFRNMHSVEYLAMNDLDEVIVPLGKSRTWSDMLPVIEGKGRGAFLFGHTTFTKEYKTIKNELLECRSETGTSLKAIEPPRFMKQYKQFRLNGYEKFMIKPVCSKKVSFHRIFGFVDGYSMYKVPSSIGMSYHYRDPPLPTKGRPTSDDRLQTLFPGVLEKIRERSCALYN; encoded by the exons ATGGATATCAAGCATTCTCTCCTCATTCTTCTCCTGTTCACTCTGGTTACTCTGTGTATGTTTTGGTTCAGG GCGGACAAAATTGTTTACCATGAGATTGACAGGGGAAAAAAGAACCTTAACCTTATACATCAATTCCGCAATactctcaaacacacacagc ctcccAGCTCATACTCAAACTCAACAACACCTCCGATACTCCCCCGAACTAATCTACAGAAACATGGCTCTGCCACCATTACACACGTGATTCCAAAATATTACTGGCGAAATATCGACAACTCCATTAATGTCCAATTAAAACTTTTCTCAGCTTATTACGATGACAGATTCTCACCAGAAGTCTACGTGTTGGGATATGAGAACCATGAAGTTAAGCACGACTATTACTGTGTACTGGGCTATCAAGACAGAGTGGTGTGTTCcaaggaggcagcaaagaggGTGAATGTGAACGATGACGTCGACCCTTATGAAGAGTACAAGATAGCTCTGTGGGGATTCTATTATATTTGCAAACTCCCCACGTCAGATattcccacgaaaatttctaTTAGTCTCAGCCCAATTTGTACTATGAACTCTGATAGCGACTGGCTACCAGTAGAAAATAGAGAAAAAAGAGCAAAAAAGGCAAAGTTTGGAGTTTGTGTGCAAGGCCCAGTATACAATATTGACAATCCTCAAATTGTTGTGGAATTTATGGAGCTGCACAGAGCACTAGGGGCTGAGATTGTGACAGTGTATGTTCAGACTGCGGGGGAGTTGGTCTGGAGAGCCCTGCAGCAATACGCCGATGAAGGTTTGGTCGATTTAGTCAACTGGAATCTGACTTTTGTCCAAGACTCTGGTTATGTTCACTATCGAGGCCAATCACTTTTGGTGAACGAGTGTCTTTTTCGAAACATGCATAGCGTGGAGTACTTGGCTATGAATGATTTGGACGAAGTCATCGTTCCTCTGGGGAAATCACGCACATGGTCAGATATGCTGCCCGTGATCGAGGGAAAGGGTAGAGGAGCCTTTCTGTTCGGCCACACCACATTCACTAAAGAATACAAAACTATCAAGAATGAGTTGCTTGAATGTAGATCTGAAACAGGCACCAGCCTGAAAGCTATTGAACCTCCAAGGTTTATGAAACAGTACAAACAATTTCGATTGAATGGATACGAGAAGTTTATGATAAAGCCAGTGTGTAGTAAGAAAGTTTCATTTCATCGTATTTTTGGTTTTGTTGATGGCTACTCAATGTACAAGGTCCCCTCAAGTATTGGGATGTCATATCATTACAGAGATCCGCCGCTACCAACAAAAGGACGTCCTACAAGCGACGATAGACTTCAGACTTTGTTTCCTGGGGTACTGGAAAAGATCAGAGAACGATCATGTGCACTATATAattga
- the LOC135339693 gene encoding beta-1,4-galactosyltransferase galt-1-like isoform X3 codes for MDIKHSLLILLLFTLVTLCMFWFRPPSSYSNSTTPPILPRTNLQKHGSATITHVIPKYYWRNIDNSINVQLKLFSAYYDDRFSPEVYVLGYENHEVKHDYYCVLGYQDRVVCSKEAAKRVNVNDDVDPYEEYKIALWGFYYICKLPTSDIPTKISISLSPICTMNSDSDWLPVENREKRAKKAKFGVCVQGPVYNIDNPQIVVEFMELHRALGAEIVTVYVQTAGELVWRALQQYADEGLVDLVNWNLTFVQDSGYVHYRGQSLLVNECLFRNMHSVEYLAMNDLDEVIVPLGKSRTWSDMLPVIEGKGRGAFLFGHTTFTKEYKTIKNELLECRSETGTSLKAIEPPRFMKQYKQFRLNGYEKFMIKPVCSKKVSFHRIFGFVDGYSMYKVPSSIGMSYHYRDPPLPTKGRPTSDDRLQTLFPGVLEKIRERSCALYN; via the exons ATGGATATCAAGCATTCTCTCCTCATTCTTCTCCTGTTCACTCTGGTTACTCTGTGTATGTTTTGGTTCAGG cctcccAGCTCATACTCAAACTCAACAACACCTCCGATACTCCCCCGAACTAATCTACAGAAACATGGCTCTGCCACCATTACACACGTGATTCCAAAATATTACTGGCGAAATATCGACAACTCCATTAATGTCCAATTAAAACTTTTCTCAGCTTATTACGATGACAGATTCTCACCAGAAGTCTACGTGTTGGGATATGAGAACCATGAAGTTAAGCACGACTATTACTGTGTACTGGGCTATCAAGACAGAGTGGTGTGTTCcaaggaggcagcaaagaggGTGAATGTGAACGATGACGTCGACCCTTATGAAGAGTACAAGATAGCTCTGTGGGGATTCTATTATATTTGCAAACTCCCCACGTCAGATattcccacgaaaatttctaTTAGTCTCAGCCCAATTTGTACTATGAACTCTGATAGCGACTGGCTACCAGTAGAAAATAGAGAAAAAAGAGCAAAAAAGGCAAAGTTTGGAGTTTGTGTGCAAGGCCCAGTATACAATATTGACAATCCTCAAATTGTTGTGGAATTTATGGAGCTGCACAGAGCACTAGGGGCTGAGATTGTGACAGTGTATGTTCAGACTGCGGGGGAGTTGGTCTGGAGAGCCCTGCAGCAATACGCCGATGAAGGTTTGGTCGATTTAGTCAACTGGAATCTGACTTTTGTCCAAGACTCTGGTTATGTTCACTATCGAGGCCAATCACTTTTGGTGAACGAGTGTCTTTTTCGAAACATGCATAGCGTGGAGTACTTGGCTATGAATGATTTGGACGAAGTCATCGTTCCTCTGGGGAAATCACGCACATGGTCAGATATGCTGCCCGTGATCGAGGGAAAGGGTAGAGGAGCCTTTCTGTTCGGCCACACCACATTCACTAAAGAATACAAAACTATCAAGAATGAGTTGCTTGAATGTAGATCTGAAACAGGCACCAGCCTGAAAGCTATTGAACCTCCAAGGTTTATGAAACAGTACAAACAATTTCGATTGAATGGATACGAGAAGTTTATGATAAAGCCAGTGTGTAGTAAGAAAGTTTCATTTCATCGTATTTTTGGTTTTGTTGATGGCTACTCAATGTACAAGGTCCCCTCAAGTATTGGGATGTCATATCATTACAGAGATCCGCCGCTACCAACAAAAGGACGTCCTACAAGCGACGATAGACTTCAGACTTTGTTTCCTGGGGTACTGGAAAAGATCAGAGAACGATCATGTGCACTATATAattga
- the LOC135339693 gene encoding beta-1,4-galactosyltransferase galt-1-like isoform X1 produces the protein MDIKHSLLILLLFTLVTLCMFWFRADKIVYHEIDRGKKNLNLIHQFRNTLKHTQPPSSYSNSHTQPPSSYSNSTTPPILPRTNLQKHGSATITHVIPKYYWRNIDNSINVQLKLFSAYYDDRFSPEVYVLGYENHEVKHDYYCVLGYQDRVVCSKEAAKRVNVNDDVDPYEEYKIALWGFYYICKLPTSDIPTKISISLSPICTMNSDSDWLPVENREKRAKKAKFGVCVQGPVYNIDNPQIVVEFMELHRALGAEIVTVYVQTAGELVWRALQQYADEGLVDLVNWNLTFVQDSGYVHYRGQSLLVNECLFRNMHSVEYLAMNDLDEVIVPLGKSRTWSDMLPVIEGKGRGAFLFGHTTFTKEYKTIKNELLECRSETGTSLKAIEPPRFMKQYKQFRLNGYEKFMIKPVCSKKVSFHRIFGFVDGYSMYKVPSSIGMSYHYRDPPLPTKGRPTSDDRLQTLFPGVLEKIRERSCALYN, from the exons ATGGATATCAAGCATTCTCTCCTCATTCTTCTCCTGTTCACTCTGGTTACTCTGTGTATGTTTTGGTTCAGG GCGGACAAAATTGTTTACCATGAGATTGACAGGGGAAAAAAGAACCTTAACCTTATACATCAATTCCGCAATactctcaaacacacacagcctcCCAGCTCATACTcaaactcacacacacagcctcccAGCTCATACTCAAACTCAACAACACCTCCGATACTCCCCCGAACTAATCTACAGAAACATGGCTCTGCCACCATTACACACGTGATTCCAAAATATTACTGGCGAAATATCGACAACTCCATTAATGTCCAATTAAAACTTTTCTCAGCTTATTACGATGACAGATTCTCACCAGAAGTCTACGTGTTGGGATATGAGAACCATGAAGTTAAGCACGACTATTACTGTGTACTGGGCTATCAAGACAGAGTGGTGTGTTCcaaggaggcagcaaagaggGTGAATGTGAACGATGACGTCGACCCTTATGAAGAGTACAAGATAGCTCTGTGGGGATTCTATTATATTTGCAAACTCCCCACGTCAGATattcccacgaaaatttctaTTAGTCTCAGCCCAATTTGTACTATGAACTCTGATAGCGACTGGCTACCAGTAGAAAATAGAGAAAAAAGAGCAAAAAAGGCAAAGTTTGGAGTTTGTGTGCAAGGCCCAGTATACAATATTGACAATCCTCAAATTGTTGTGGAATTTATGGAGCTGCACAGAGCACTAGGGGCTGAGATTGTGACAGTGTATGTTCAGACTGCGGGGGAGTTGGTCTGGAGAGCCCTGCAGCAATACGCCGATGAAGGTTTGGTCGATTTAGTCAACTGGAATCTGACTTTTGTCCAAGACTCTGGTTATGTTCACTATCGAGGCCAATCACTTTTGGTGAACGAGTGTCTTTTTCGAAACATGCATAGCGTGGAGTACTTGGCTATGAATGATTTGGACGAAGTCATCGTTCCTCTGGGGAAATCACGCACATGGTCAGATATGCTGCCCGTGATCGAGGGAAAGGGTAGAGGAGCCTTTCTGTTCGGCCACACCACATTCACTAAAGAATACAAAACTATCAAGAATGAGTTGCTTGAATGTAGATCTGAAACAGGCACCAGCCTGAAAGCTATTGAACCTCCAAGGTTTATGAAACAGTACAAACAATTTCGATTGAATGGATACGAGAAGTTTATGATAAAGCCAGTGTGTAGTAAGAAAGTTTCATTTCATCGTATTTTTGGTTTTGTTGATGGCTACTCAATGTACAAGGTCCCCTCAAGTATTGGGATGTCATATCATTACAGAGATCCGCCGCTACCAACAAAAGGACGTCCTACAAGCGACGATAGACTTCAGACTTTGTTTCCTGGGGTACTGGAAAAGATCAGAGAACGATCATGTGCACTATATAattga
- the LOC135339713 gene encoding alcohol dehydrogenase-like — protein sequence MDFKVFFSHSIAHVQIRGIIRVEQKLIMELEKEVLYKACVLTSHGDDLTDETRRLKLSELGADEVLIRTKAAGVCHTDVHFWHGNYQVGKTKDQVVSFSERGISLPRVPGHEIAGEVYAVGTQAMKESRLTIGDRVLVYPWAGCGKCALCEAGNPHMCSVSGQDLGLIRDGGFSEFVRVPNHRYVFKLPDVVSYEMGALLPCGALTAYSAVKKLRPVVEEIAQVQKLEVTVGVIGLGGVGQWSLKLLQCVYKDKPIRVIGIDISQAKIDHVLKQGLVQSTFLLDVDKEQTDEFLAKFDNQRFHCVMDFVNTTETFRFATSLLSSSGLLVCVGLHGGLGEIQLPFLVLGCITITGMYTGSLTSMKELLDIVTSCSLGPPTITHYPLHEATKALQDLEKGKVMGRGILTF from the coding sequence ATGGATTTTAAAGTTTTTTTTAGTCATTctattgcgcatgtgcagatcAGAGGTATAATACGTGTGGAGCAGAAATTAATTATGGAGCTGGAGAAAGAAGTTCTGTACAAAGCGTGTGTGCTCACTTCTCATGGTGATGATCTGACAGACGAAACCAGGAGACTGAAACTGAGCGAGCTAGGAGCAGATGAGGTGCTCATTAGAACCAAAGCAGCCGGTGTCTGTCACACTGATGTGCATTTCTGGCATGGAAATTATCAGGTTGGAAAAACCAAAGATCAAGTTGTTTCATTCTCAGAGCGTGGAATCAGTTTACCTAGAGTACCTGGTCATGAGATAGCTGGAGAGGTGTATGCTGTGGGAACTCAAGCGATGAAGGAATCAAGACTTACCATCGGTGATCGTGTGTTGGTGTACCCGTGGGCAGGCTGTGGGAAGTGTGCTTTATGTGAGGCTGGCAACCCTCATATGTGCTCCGTATCTGGTCAAGATCTAGGTTTAATAAGAGATGGTGGATTTAGCGAATTTGTTCGAGTGCCAAATCATCGCTATGTGTTCAAGCTGCCTGATGTTGTGTCCTATGAGATGGGAGCATTGTTGCCGTGTGGAGCTCTTACTGCCTATAGTGCTGTCAAGAAACTACGCCCAGTTGTCGAGGAGATAGCTCAAGTCCAGAAGCTCGAGGTAACTGTTGGTGTGATTGGTCTTGGTGGTGTAGGACAATGGAGTCTTAAGCTCTTACAGTGTGTCTATAAGGACAAACCGATTCGAGTTATTGGCATCGACATATCGCAAGCTAAAATTGATCATGTTCTGAAACAAGGTCTTGTTCAGAGTACATTTTTGCTTGACGTAGATAAAGAACAAACTGATGAATTTTTGGCAAAATTCGACAATCAACGTTTCCATTGTGTCATGGATTTCGTCAATACAACAGAAACATTTCGTTTTGCTACAAGTCTACTATCTAGCAGTGGTCTATTGGTGTGTGTTGGTCTCCATGGAGGTCTGGGTGAGATACAACTGCCGTTCCTTGTGTTAGGCTGTATTACAATTACTGGAATGTACACCGGCTCTTTGACTAGCATGAAGGAGCTTTTGGATATTGTCACCAGCTGTTCTCTGGGACCCCCCACAATCACACATTACCCCCTGCACGAGGCAACCAAGGCCCTTCAAGATCTGGAAAAGGGGAAAGTAATGGGAAGAGGTATACTGACCTTTTAA
- the LOC135339664 gene encoding piwi-like protein 1 has translation MTGRARGRARGRSRGQAAAAATRPGEKSTQGATSEPQVGRGGRGRAVAAQPTVTPVQQTPPPQLPVEKMAQMTVKKTPTPPMKEPTPPMKEPTPPASGAGVGRSTGRGGGYTEPCTRPEHIIDKRGTSGTPITVMSNFVSLKNRPDSVIYQYNVGFSPQVDSKRVRYFLIAHREDLIGTVKTFDGMILYLPIRLPDQVTKYMSSLRDGTNIEVTITLTNDLNTNSPVCMQLFNIIFRRILSYLDMKQIGRHYYNSKIPIHITQHRLELWPGFITSILNYDSGILLCADISHKILRTDTVWDFLNELYTKSRGGSFHDMATKTLVGEIVLTRYNNRTYRIDDIDWDSNPQKTFNQHDGTPISFSDYFKKQYDIEVSDLDQPMLVSRPSKKEIRARGGKDDPILLVPELCTRTGLSDEARADFRVMKDLAQYTRVDPASRCATLKKFIQQVQTEPKSKAELEGWNLAFDKDLITYQARVMPPEKIYQKDKTLSYNPEEADWGRDMRGSALISAMDMKNYIIYCTQRDSGVAEEFFMTLKKVCPPMGIRIGQPTVRTLQNDRTETFLRALGEDLGQGHQVQMVICVLPNNRKDRYDAIKKFCCKDRAGCSPVLSQCLLSRTLSKKQQLMSVTTKVAMQLNCKLGGELWALEIPIKNCMVVGVDTYHDSSRRGRSVGGFIASTNKTLTKYYSQTMFQSTGQELADNLKVAMSSALHNYHKINGVLPDRIIVYRDGVGDGQLAAVTDYEIPQIKESFRAQGGEYRPKFAVVVVKKRISSRIFRVMGNKKLVNPPPGTVIDDKITKPEWYDFFVVSQSVRQGTVTPTHFNVVHDTSGFKPDHMQKLTYKLCHLYYNWPGTVRVPAPCQYAHKLAFLVGQSIHDTPSKLLDDKLYYL, from the exons ATGACAGGACGGGCGAGAGGGAGAGCGCGAGGACGATCCCGTGGACAAGCTGCAGCTGCTGCCACGAGACCAGGAGAAAAGTCGACTCAGGGAGCCACTAGCGAGCCCCAAGTGGGTAGAGGCGGGCGTGGCCGGGCTGTCGCTGCACAACCAACCGTGACTCCTGTACAACAAACACCACCTCCTCAGCTGCCAGTCGAGAAAATGGCTCAGATGACGGTGAAAAAGACCCCAACCCCTCCTATGAAGGAGCCCACCCCTCCTATGAAAGAGCCTACCCCTCCAGCGAGTGGTGCTGGGGTTGGTCGTAGCACTGGACGTGGTGGTGGTTACACTGAACCTTGCACACGCCCGGAACACATTATCGACAAGAGAGGAACGTCAGGCACGCCCATTACTGTCATGTCTAACTTTGTCTCTCTCAAGAATCGACCAGACTCTGTCATCTACCAGTACAACGTTGGCTTTAGTCCTCAAGTAGATAGCAAGCGTGTTCGCTACTTCCTCATAGCCCATCGGGAGGACCTCATTGGAACGGTGAAGACATTCGATGGTATGATTCTCTACCTCCCCATACGGCTACCAGACCAAGTTACAAAATATATGTCAAGTCTGAGGGACGGGACTAATATCGAGGTCACCATCACGCTTACCAACGATCTCAATACTAACAGCccagtttgcatgcagctgttCAATATCATCTTTCGCag GATTCTGTCCTATCTTGACATGAAGCAGATCGGCCGCCATTACTACAACTCCAAGATCCCCATCCACATCACGCAGCACAG ACTTGAGTTGTGGCCTGGTTTCATCACGTCCATCCTCAACTATGATTCTGGTATTCTCCTCTGTGCCGACATCTCCCACAAGATCCTCCGCACGGACACAGTCTGGGACTTCCTCAACGAGCTCTACACCAAAAGCAGGGGAGGATCCTTCCATGACATGGCCACCAAGACACTCGTCGGAGAGATTGTTCTCACCAG GTACAATAACCGGACGTATAGGATTGATGACATTGACTGGGACTCCAACCCACAGAAAACCTTTAACCAACACGATGGTACACCAATCTCCTTCTCAGACTACTTCAAGAAA CAATACGATATTGAAGTGAGTGACTTGGATCAGCCTATGTTGGTGAGTCGCCCGAGCAAGAAAGAGATAAGAGCCAGAGGAGGCAAGGATGACCCCATCCTACTGGTGCCTGAACTATGTACTAGGACAG GTTTGAGTGACGAGGCTAGAGCTGACTTTCGTGTCATGAAGGATCTGGCACAGTACACTCGCGTTGATCCAGCATCTCGATGTGCCACTCTCAAGAAGTTCATCCAACAAGTGCAAAC TGAGCCGAAAAGCAAGGCTGAGCTTGAAGGCTGGAATCTGGCCTTTGACAAAGATCTGATCACCTACCAAGCTCGAGTCATGCCACCAGAGAAAATCTACCAAAAGGACAAGACT CTGAGCTACAATCCCGAGGAGGCAGACTGGGGTAGAGACATGCGTGGTAGTGCCCTCATCTCTGCCATGGATATGAAGAACTACATCATCTACTGCACCCAGCGTGATTCAGGGGTTGCTGAGGAGTTCTTCATGACTCTCAAGAAAGTGTGCCCTCCCATGGGGATTCGTATCGGGCAGCCGACGGTGAGGACACTGCAGAACGATCGCACGGAGACATTTCTCAGAGCCCTTGGGGAGGACCTGGGCCAGGGACATCAAGTGCAGATG GTGATTTGTGTCCTGCCCAACAACAGGAAGGACCGCTATGATGCCATCAAGAAGTTCTGTTGCAAAGATCGAGCAG GATGCTCCCCTGTACTGTCCCAGTGCCTCCTCTCAAGGACTCTCTCCAAGAAGCAGCAGCTTATGAGTGTGACCACAAAGGTTGCCATGCAGCTCAACTGCAAGCTAGGTGGAGAGCTGTGGGCCCTCGAGATACCA ATCAAGAACTGTATGGTGGTGGGTGTGGACACGTATCATGACTCGTCACGCAGGGGGCGCTCTGTGGGGGGCTTCATTGCTAGCACCAACAAAACACTCACCAA ATACTATTCTCAGACGATGTTCCAGTCAACTGGACAAGAGCTGGCTGACAATCTCAAGGTAGCCATGTCCTCTGCCCTCCATAACTACCACAAGATCAATGGAGTGCTTCCTGACAGGATCATCGTGTACAGGGACGGTGTGGGTGATGGACAG ttGGCTGCTGTGACTGACTATGAGATACCTCAGATCAAGGAGAGCTTCAGAGCTCAGGGTGGAGAGTACAG GCCCAAGTTTGCTGTCGTGGTTGTCAAGAAACGTATCAGTAGTCGTATCTTTAGGGTTATGGGCAACAAAAAGCTGGTCAACCCACCTCCTGGTACAGTCATTGACGACAAAATCACCAAGCCAGAATG GTACGACTTCTTTGTTGTGAGTCAGAGTGTTCGTCAAGGCACGGTCACTCCCACCCACTTCAATGTTGTACATGACACCTCAGGGTTCAAACCTGACCACATGCAGAAACTGACCTACAAACTCTGTCATTTGTACTACAACTGGccg ggaACTGTTCGTGTGCCCGCCCCCTGTCAGTATGCCCATAAGCTAGCCTTCCTAGTGGGACAGTCCATCCACGACACACCCTCCAAGCTACTGGACGACAagctctactatctatga